From a region of the Betaproteobacteria bacterium genome:
- a CDS encoding hemin uptake protein HemP codes for MGSERQRNTEDFPAPNSSDLDALRRVSSAELLGPRGEVVIEHRGREYRLRITQNGKLILTA; via the coding sequence ATGGGATCGGAACGTCAGCGCAATACCGAAGACTTTCCTGCGCCGAACAGCAGCGACCTGGACGCACTGCGCCGGGTGTCTTCGGCGGAGTTGCTCGGCCCACGTGGAGAAGTCGTGATCGAGCATCGCGGCCGCGAATACCGACTGCGCATCACGCAGAACGGCAAGCTCATCCTGACTGCCTGA